ACGGGTATAAAAGAGAACCGATTGGCTCGGTGGGCATCAGTTTCTGTTTCCTTTTGGATCGAAAACAACCTCACCGTAGCACGATGGCACCGAAAACCAGCGGAAAGGCCGCCAAGAAATCCGGCAAGGCCCAGAAGAACATTGTCAAGGgcgacaagaagaagaagaagcagcgcAGGAAGGAGAGCTACGCTATCTACATCTACAAGGTGTTGAAGCAAGTCCACCCGGACACTGGCGTCTCGTCGAAGGCTATGAGCATCATGAACAGCTTCGTCAACGACATCTTCGAACGCATTGCCGCCGAAGCCTCTCGTCTGGCTCACTACAACAAGCGCTCGACCATTACCTCTCGCGAAATCCAAACCGCCGTCCGTCTTCTGCTCCCAGGAGAGTTGGCCAAGCACGCCGTTTCCGAAGGAACCAAGGCCGTCACCAAGTACACCAGCTCCAAGTAAATGACGACCGTCCGGGAATTATCGCATCAAACCAaaaggcccttttcagggccactatATCATTCTCGAAAAGAGTTAACTAGGAAATAATGACCTGCCAAACCAACTGCAACACTTACGACTCAA
This DNA window, taken from Aedes albopictus strain Foshan unplaced genomic scaffold, AalbF5 HiC_scaffold_256, whole genome shotgun sequence, encodes the following:
- the LOC109621654 gene encoding histone H2B; translation: MAPKTSGKAAKKSGKAQKNIVKGDKKKKKQRRKESYAIYIYKVLKQVHPDTGVSSKAMSIMNSFVNDIFERIAAEASRLAHYNKRSTITSREIQTAVRLLLPGELAKHAVSEGTKAVTKYTSSK